ctgaactgggcccgccggagtgcttgatagtgcgTCAGTCCACAtatctacctggataaagggtccggcccctcccccccaatctataggtagtcaaaacgggcatctgccctcgaagacctggccagggcagcgccgggtgcttCCTCCGCttatttccaacatatattgtccatagttgctgcttcaaacctgtatctagctagttcctaggcagttctgtttaggtagcacgtccagatgccccctgggaggccgcagatcacgtgggccccgtgatccgccgagtgacgttaaataataaaaccaaaccaaaccaaacctTGTCATTGGCGACAATGACTGAGAGGCAGAGGGGTTAAGCCAAATATTATTGAATAAGGGGCCCTGGCAGCAGTGTTATAAAGAATGAAAGAGCGGGAAATACCTTTGATTCCGAGCCCAGTAATACAAGACTTGTCATGGTGCAACCGGTACCCCTCTTCCCGGCGGCAAATGCAGTCCTCTGATTGGGATGGTTAATATGATGAGGTTGGGGAGCCTTCTCCGAACTATCACCAACCTTTGCATTATTCATTGCTCTCTACGAACCTTTATCAAAACTATGAGCCGCTGGCATGAGTCCTCCTGTGAAACTCCCAAAGTCTTCCTCAAAGGTGGTGCGCCCCATTGCAGCACATGTGGAGCCGGCTTTTCCCAAGAGGTAGCGCTCAAGGCGCAAACTGCAGCCAGCGCACCTCCTCCAATACCCCCAGACGAGCCATGTGGACGACTGAACCTCCGTTGGCCTCCATCCGTTCTGTATACGGGATCTGATGAGATATCGAAGTTATATACGGGAGCGGAGTTCTCAAGAATTTCAGCCTCCGCAACGCCTCACTCATTGATATACGGAACCAAGCTGCCACGAGACAAAATTCGATTAGCCTGTTTATCCCCATCGGGGGAGGAGAGCGCTCCTATTCATCTTGGGCTTGAGAACCATATTTTGGCTAACAGTCTGGAGTACGAGACGGTCTCGTATATGTGGGGAGGCGAAGATGGGGATTACACCACATACAAGCCGGTGTATATTGGGCCTTATTGGGATGTCATAATGCAAACGAGGAATTGCCATGAAATGCTCAGGACGGCCCGGCTGGCACGAAAGCCGCGAATCATCTGGGTCGATGCGATCTGTATCAACCAGCAGGATGACGTGGAACGTTCAGAACAGGTTGCGAACATGGCCAAGATCTACGAACAATGCTCGCGAGTCATTGTCTATCTAGGGCAAGACCTTGTCATTCCAGTGGAATCGGACTCGGTGCTCCCTCGGCGCCGTTTGCATGAGCTTGAATCTGACCctgtctttctctcttccagtCGACAGATAACGCTAGCAGGCATTCTGAGTCGCAGATACTTTAGTCGAGTCTGGGTGATTCAGGAACTAGTTCTTTCGCAGCGTGCGATCATTCGCATTGGGACCTGTGAAGCCTGGGCTGACTCGCGTACTTGGCATAGTCTGTCGCGCTCCTGGAGGTGGGACTCGACCGGCGCTCCCTGGGTCCAACATATGGCTCAAAAAGCCGTCCCAGTCCAGAATATTCTTGGTGTGCTGCGTCTTGTTTCGAAGTCGCAAGCATCAGACCCGAGAGACAAGCTATTTGGTGTAATAGGTCTGTATCCAGACGGTGCTTCAGAACTACCGCCTGATTACTCTATATCAGTTCAGCATGTGCTCACAGGATTTTTCGCGTATTGTATCATAAGGCTAAAGGAATCACACCTTTTCTTCCGtgctgctggtcttgacGCGCCTGCGTCGACCCCTTCTTGGGTCC
This sequence is a window from Aspergillus nidulans FGSC A4 chromosome IV. Protein-coding genes within it:
- a CDS encoding HET domain-containing protein (transcript_id=CADANIAT00000978); its protein translation is MSRWHESSCETPKVFLKGGAPHCSTCGAGFSQEVALKAQTAASAPPPIPPDEPCGRLNLRWPPSVLYTGSDEISKLYTGAEFSRISASATPHSLIYGTKLPRDKIRLACLSPSGEESAPIHLGLENHILANSLEYETVSYMWGGEDGDYTTYKPVYIGPYWDVIMQTRNCHEMLRTARLARKPRIIWVDAICINQQDDVERSEQVANMAKIYEQCSRVIVYLGQDLVIPVESDSVLPRRRLHELESDPVFLSSSRQITLAGILSRRYFSRVWVIQELVLSQRAIIRIGTCEAWADSRTWHSLSRSWRWDSTGAPWVQHMAQKAVPVQNILGVLRLVSKSQASDPRDKLFGVIGLYPDGASELPPDYSISVQHVLTGFFAYCIIRLKESHLFFRAAGLDAPASTPSWVPNWATDWPIIFTEPDVQTADAISCIKDWLGTDRFAPLQPDPQVRGWQDDQLSTWAKDLFRRCPWYHNATVNANTGALSIYLTHFCALSHRPRQVPLKTKSWSSIFDFCGPKTRFFLVSEYPLDTLIEPDHDFLRKVDNLNTYKLVAACTHLFLADFSPTVPVSINSTPFQLDLARALLEAKMSDVKMEGVATFFPGAICGWDTFPTYYGMHDQKNHSSAGFRAAYLSCIDPQYRPRIVDDFIILSFTSRPKNWPNTRSGYDTTRSIAIRAPGKLAFYQVPGNWQKQHLGRWVDDTFDYKLSSGKLVRKPARFKFGGPLSAVHVRAPMKFVWEAMKCWFSCLADIHRILGCSISELESLLRYGSSEEEHHLIGSVPGDFRDFAGDGRTYQVQIV